A stretch of Planctomicrobium piriforme DNA encodes these proteins:
- a CDS encoding tetratricopeptide repeat protein, with protein sequence MNRKTTCLLLWATTFAGCSSTAKMSAWDSKNVNSPPAAVEKKETPPATQASLPANPRAETPDEHIKAGQTEIAAWYGDQQARHLPTAKMHFEAVLAQSPQNARAHHGLAIVADLEKNYALAERHYQEALVQNPGDSDILGDLGYSYLLQNRLSESEQYSLRALQTNPGNQKAIKHLGDVYARQGKTQQAQETYAKVLSAPDVQKALADNPPSKNAQRPDAPPPVQTTLLEKMIPGKSTAEKVADEIRAKQEARGEAQRTAGNAPGAPPPFLTQQDRLNRDRALREQMAAIDQEAYSQNHQSGPIMIDDQTRQITRLPGGEANGAWSQGANLPMSSSVIVPAGQNSPDANSYPPQNAPQQQGWGQQPYHTNAPSYNSNYPGNGSSAAANGFARNSTAPTPNQGFDPNQRASAGRPNPQQPWTGIPVPQQQQQQQNYDSQVNYAYQQSMNGGNAVTQAGGQSLPANSQMPQQNWGAPNNAQQPGAGPNSQNMMPSNQGQYAQNSMGSGSQPPNGMTARPGSMTTQPPGPGSAGGDPYQDASRAAARMGMGLGPGSMFPVIGQAAPVNPPGTMTYEQANVPPPRRDMPDERPIQNLNLAYQPDSTPNIPPAFTQGGQMPPNVTPMYSRQQYNNEMRQDAQTMMNSNIPESSWNAMQGYEAQRWKAGQEQNMAVQQIWGQGPVNSPLSPSAGSQYSYPTAQGVTYTPNPPAQPGDLHPPAWPYPQQAVPDQSVIDAERANPGNPAVAWDPSQQGQPQQGQASQGQYPQGQNQRGQAQGMQQQGFPQQNFPQQNFQQSSFPQPGQPQYQQQGAPQQSSQNGRAQQQPNSGMTIPPEYRTRSTQNAANSTPATSAGQGADNQFWPTIRPQSR encoded by the coding sequence ATGAATCGCAAGACAACCTGCCTGCTGCTCTGGGCGACAACTTTCGCCGGATGCAGTTCGACGGCCAAGATGTCGGCCTGGGATTCCAAAAACGTCAATTCGCCCCCCGCGGCGGTTGAGAAGAAGGAAACTCCACCGGCAACTCAGGCCAGCCTGCCGGCCAACCCTCGCGCAGAAACTCCCGACGAACACATCAAGGCCGGGCAGACGGAAATCGCCGCTTGGTATGGAGATCAGCAGGCACGGCATCTGCCGACTGCGAAAATGCACTTTGAGGCGGTTCTCGCACAAAGCCCGCAGAACGCCCGGGCCCATCACGGCCTGGCGATCGTCGCTGATCTCGAAAAGAACTACGCACTCGCCGAACGCCACTACCAGGAAGCACTGGTTCAGAATCCCGGTGATTCCGACATCCTCGGTGACCTGGGTTATTCGTATCTGCTGCAGAACCGGCTCTCGGAGAGCGAACAGTATTCGCTTCGCGCCCTGCAGACGAACCCAGGCAACCAGAAGGCGATCAAGCATCTCGGCGATGTCTACGCCCGCCAGGGGAAGACCCAGCAGGCGCAGGAAACGTACGCCAAGGTGCTGTCTGCGCCCGACGTGCAGAAGGCGCTGGCCGATAATCCTCCTTCTAAAAACGCACAGCGGCCGGATGCTCCGCCGCCAGTCCAGACGACGCTGCTGGAAAAGATGATCCCCGGCAAATCCACCGCCGAGAAAGTCGCCGACGAAATCCGCGCCAAACAAGAGGCCCGCGGCGAGGCTCAGCGGACCGCCGGCAACGCGCCAGGCGCACCTCCTCCGTTCCTCACGCAGCAAGATCGCCTCAATCGTGACCGGGCACTGCGGGAGCAAATGGCCGCCATCGATCAGGAAGCCTACTCGCAGAATCACCAGTCAGGTCCGATCATGATCGATGATCAGACGCGGCAGATCACCCGACTCCCCGGCGGTGAGGCAAATGGCGCCTGGTCGCAGGGAGCGAATCTGCCGATGTCGTCCTCCGTCATTGTTCCGGCAGGCCAGAATTCACCCGATGCCAACTCCTATCCGCCGCAGAACGCCCCGCAGCAGCAGGGGTGGGGACAGCAGCCGTATCACACGAACGCGCCCTCCTATAACTCGAATTATCCTGGCAATGGATCATCGGCGGCGGCGAATGGCTTCGCCCGCAACTCGACTGCGCCCACTCCGAATCAGGGTTTCGACCCCAATCAGCGTGCGTCAGCAGGCCGACCGAATCCGCAGCAGCCCTGGACCGGCATCCCGGTCCCGCAGCAACAACAGCAGCAACAGAATTACGATTCGCAGGTGAACTACGCCTATCAGCAGTCCATGAACGGCGGCAACGCCGTGACTCAGGCCGGCGGCCAGTCGCTCCCCGCGAATTCGCAGATGCCGCAGCAGAACTGGGGTGCTCCCAACAATGCCCAGCAGCCCGGCGCAGGTCCGAATTCTCAAAACATGATGCCGTCGAATCAGGGCCAGTACGCTCAGAATTCGATGGGCTCTGGTTCACAGCCGCCCAATGGCATGACCGCTCGTCCGGGTTCGATGACGACGCAGCCTCCCGGTCCCGGATCGGCCGGCGGCGACCCGTATCAGGATGCCAGCCGCGCTGCCGCCCGCATGGGCATGGGTCTGGGCCCCGGTTCGATGTTCCCGGTGATCGGCCAGGCCGCGCCAGTGAATCCGCCCGGCACCATGACCTATGAACAGGCGAATGTGCCGCCTCCGCGACGGGACATGCCGGACGAACGTCCGATCCAGAATCTGAACCTGGCCTACCAGCCGGACTCGACGCCGAATATCCCGCCTGCGTTTACGCAGGGGGGGCAGATGCCGCCCAACGTCACCCCGATGTATTCGCGGCAGCAGTACAACAACGAAATGCGCCAGGACGCGCAGACCATGATGAACAGCAATATTCCGGAATCGTCCTGGAATGCCATGCAGGGTTATGAAGCCCAGCGGTGGAAAGCCGGCCAGGAACAGAACATGGCCGTGCAGCAGATCTGGGGACAGGGTCCGGTGAACTCACCCCTCTCTCCCTCCGCAGGCTCGCAGTATTCGTACCCCACCGCCCAGGGAGTGACCTACACGCCGAATCCCCCCGCGCAGCCCGGCGATCTCCATCCGCCGGCCTGGCCGTACCCTCAACAGGCCGTGCCGGATCAATCGGTCATCGATGCGGAACGGGCCAACCCCGGCAATCCGGCAGTCGCCTGGGATCCCTCTCAGCAGGGTCAGCCCCAGCAGGGCCAAGCATCCCAGGGGCAATATCCTCAAGGCCAGAACCAGCGGGGACAGGCTCAGGGGATGCAGCAGCAGGGCTTCCCCCAGCAGAATTTTCCGCAACAGAACTTCCAGCAGTCGTCCTTCCCGCAGCCCGGTCAGCCGCAGTATCAGCAGCAGGGTGCTCCGCAGCAGTCCTCACAAAACGGACGAGCCCAGCAGCAGCCCAACAGCGGCATGACGATTCCTCCGGAATACCGCACCCGATCGACCCAGAACGCCGCCAACTCGACTCCCGCCACCTCCGCAGGGCAGGGGGCCGACAACCAGTTCTGGCCCACAATCCGCCCGCAATCCCGCTAG
- a CDS encoding DUF1559 domain-containing protein has translation MKSPPRSRKHLGFTLIELLVVIAIIAILIALLLPAVQQAREAARRSQCKNNLKQLGLALHNYHDVYNLFIYREGGSNGAACTGYDGNCTRLSGFVGLLPYIDQGPLFDKIQGGGGNVNNSGNPGAAGGPAGWQAWTVWDVKIAAFQCPSDGLTTPAVRQGNYMFCYGDTANDVNGTHPTRGIFGKQVCYGVRDILDGTSNTIAMSEACRGDGSSTTGNGTQRVLNYIGNYAVGTWASQTSGTPAGCRALATSDKFTSGSVKSKRGTQVWDGQMEQTGFNTIMPPNSVACGQDGNGAFNTNADNGFVFAPPSSVHAGGVHCLMADGAIRFVSENIDAGNPSTAPLSYSSGNSSPFGVWGALGTKMGGEIVGEF, from the coding sequence ATGAAAAGTCCCCCCAGATCCCGAAAGCACCTTGGCTTTACCCTGATCGAATTGCTGGTCGTGATCGCGATCATTGCCATTCTGATCGCGTTGTTGCTGCCCGCCGTACAGCAGGCCCGCGAAGCGGCTCGTCGCAGCCAGTGCAAGAACAACCTCAAGCAGCTTGGACTCGCTCTGCACAATTACCACGACGTCTACAACCTGTTCATCTATCGGGAAGGCGGCTCCAACGGAGCTGCCTGCACGGGCTACGACGGCAATTGCACGCGACTCAGCGGATTCGTGGGGCTGCTGCCTTACATCGACCAGGGTCCACTCTTTGACAAGATTCAGGGCGGCGGCGGAAATGTGAATAACTCCGGCAACCCTGGTGCAGCGGGAGGTCCGGCGGGCTGGCAAGCATGGACTGTCTGGGACGTCAAAATTGCAGCGTTCCAGTGCCCCTCGGACGGTTTGACCACGCCGGCGGTTCGTCAGGGAAATTACATGTTCTGTTACGGAGACACCGCCAATGACGTGAACGGCACACATCCCACTCGCGGGATCTTCGGCAAGCAGGTCTGCTACGGCGTACGCGACATTCTCGATGGCACAAGCAATACGATCGCCATGTCGGAAGCCTGCCGCGGCGATGGCAGCAGCACAACTGGCAACGGAACTCAGCGCGTGCTGAATTACATCGGAAATTACGCGGTCGGCACTTGGGCCTCACAAACCAGTGGCACTCCTGCAGGTTGCCGCGCCCTGGCCACATCGGACAAGTTCACCAGCGGTTCTGTCAAATCAAAACGCGGAACACAGGTTTGGGATGGACAGATGGAACAGACCGGCTTCAACACCATCATGCCTCCAAACTCAGTCGCGTGCGGTCAGGACGGCAACGGTGCATTTAATACAAACGCCGATAATGGTTTTGTATTCGCACCACCCAGCAGCGTGCATGCAGGCGGCGTCCACTGCCTGATGGCCGACGGAGCAATTCGTTTCGTCAGCGAAAACATCGATGCAGGGAACCCGAGTACGGCTCCGCTGTCGTACTCGTCCGGCAACTCCAGCCCCTTTGGCGTCTGGGGTGCATTGGGAACCAAGATGGGCGGAGAAATCGTCGGCGAGTTCTAA
- a CDS encoding DUF1559 domain-containing protein, which yields MKTRPKTCPSRGFTLIELLVVIAIIAILIALLLPAVQQAREAARRSQCKNNLKQLGLALHNYHDVYNQFIYRKGGTGGAGATPCSSGAENNCVRLSGFVGLLPYIDQAPLYDQIQAGGGNTPVAPPGGPTGWGGWSVWNVKIPAFFCPSDGLTTPSVRQGNYMFCSGDTGNAVNDTHPVRGLFGVQVCYGIRDVLDGTSNTIAMSEACRGDNTSTTANGTQRVLNYIANYAVGTWAAQTTGTPAGCRAMATSDKFTSGSVKSKRGYQIWDGQHEQTGFNTIMPPNSVACGQNGSGAFDTNADNGFSFTPPSSVHAGGVHALMADGAVRFISENIDAGNPNTAPLSYSSGNSTPFGVWGALGTRMGGEIVGEF from the coding sequence ATGAAAACTCGCCCGAAAACGTGCCCTTCCCGTGGCTTCACACTCATCGAGTTACTGGTGGTGATTGCGATCATCGCCATTCTCATCGCACTGCTGTTACCGGCAGTCCAACAGGCCCGCGAAGCGGCCCGCCGCAGCCAGTGTAAAAACAACCTCAAGCAACTTGGGCTGGCACTGCACAATTACCATGACGTCTACAACCAGTTCATCTATCGCAAAGGAGGCACTGGCGGTGCGGGCGCGACTCCTTGTTCCTCGGGAGCGGAAAACAATTGTGTTCGCCTGAGCGGTTTCGTGGGCCTACTGCCATACATCGACCAGGCGCCACTCTATGACCAGATTCAGGCCGGCGGCGGCAACACTCCCGTGGCTCCCCCAGGCGGCCCGACCGGGTGGGGCGGCTGGAGCGTTTGGAACGTGAAGATCCCCGCGTTCTTCTGCCCTTCCGACGGCTTGACGACGCCGAGCGTGCGCCAGGGCAATTACATGTTCTGCAGCGGAGATACAGGGAACGCAGTGAATGACACCCACCCGGTACGCGGCCTTTTTGGCGTGCAAGTTTGCTATGGCATTCGCGATGTCCTGGATGGCACCAGCAATACCATCGCGATGTCGGAAGCGTGCCGCGGTGACAATACCAGCACAACTGCAAACGGCACTCAGCGGGTCTTAAACTACATTGCAAACTACGCCGTCGGCACTTGGGCTGCACAAACCACTGGCACGCCAGCTGGATGTCGTGCCATGGCAACGTCGGACAAGTTCACCAGCGGCTCGGTTAAGTCAAAACGCGGCTACCAGATTTGGGACGGCCAACATGAACAAACCGGCTTCAACACCATCATGCCGCCGAACTCAGTCGCGTGCGGCCAGAACGGAAGTGGCGCGTTCGACACGAATGCAGACAACGGCTTTTCGTTCACCCCTCCCAGCAGCGTGCATGCTGGCGGAGTGCATGCCCTGATGGCTGACGGCGCTGTCCGCTTCATCAGTGAAAACATCGACGCGGGCAATCCGAACACGGCCCCGCTGTCTTACTCGTCAGGCAACTCCACTCCATTTGGAGTCTGGGGCGCCCTGGGCACCCGAATGGGCGGGGAAATCGTCGGCGAGTTCTAA
- a CDS encoding glycoside hydrolase family 57 protein: MQPVSLALFWHQHQPYYPDDVTGETLMPWVRLHSTKDYVGMALHIQEVPEFRCTINLVPSLLLQIQRYTKGGSDRHLDVSRLPADGMSQEDAYYLLDHFFMANEWTMIRPYPRYSELHQKRGMGRDGAAQALPRFNTQDLRDLQVWNNLTWIHDLVFERDAELRDFRQKGKDYTEKEKAWLLEKQMELVAEVVPLHKKLADGGQLEITTTPFYHPILPLLWDKKSAREAMPGCPLPKYTQSYKEDAVRHLQKAVDYHTELFGTPPKGMWPSEGSVSQEILGAIADVGIEWIATDEEILTHSTEGFVHRDGNGLINRPEMLYRPWRVEHEGKSLQMVFRDHGLSDLIGFHYQRNDPRWAAGDMLGKVKDIGRSVSGHSDQPALVPIVLDGENCWEYYSDGGVAFLRNLYRSAVQDRDIVPMRVSDHLSQYPPVHKIGRLFAGSWINHDFYIWIGHQDDRDAWDLLHITREFLLKAEKNKKISRDLVKKAWDELMIAEGSDWFWWYGDDHNSAQDALFDELFRRHLRNVYQLLGEQPPGSLLKPVARTERRHIHTNPRSFLQVKVDGRMSYFEWLNAGHYESGSERGTMTMVTDSVIRDIYFGFDADHLLVRLDTPSKAKLDLHDFDEVRLRFVDPYGTEVRAKCKGPKNAAPEVLIDEKPVKSTGGKFALDRVFEMSVPWRDLGVSIGQRLHVAAELVKDGEVIERTPSEGTLDLLVPSADFEMQMWQA; this comes from the coding sequence ATGCAGCCTGTTTCTCTCGCGCTGTTCTGGCATCAGCACCAGCCGTACTATCCCGATGACGTCACCGGCGAAACACTGATGCCCTGGGTGCGGCTGCACTCCACCAAAGACTATGTGGGGATGGCGCTGCACATTCAGGAAGTGCCTGAGTTCCGCTGCACGATCAATCTGGTTCCCAGCCTGCTGCTGCAGATTCAGCGGTACACCAAAGGGGGAAGCGACCGCCACCTCGACGTGTCTCGCCTCCCGGCCGACGGGATGTCGCAGGAAGACGCCTACTATCTGCTCGATCACTTCTTCATGGCCAACGAATGGACCATGATCCGACCGTACCCCCGCTATTCCGAACTGCATCAGAAGCGGGGGATGGGACGCGATGGCGCGGCACAGGCACTCCCGCGGTTCAACACGCAGGATCTCCGCGATCTCCAGGTGTGGAACAACCTCACCTGGATTCACGATCTCGTTTTCGAACGGGATGCTGAACTCCGCGATTTCCGCCAGAAGGGGAAAGACTACACCGAAAAGGAAAAGGCCTGGCTGCTGGAAAAGCAGATGGAGCTCGTGGCCGAAGTCGTGCCGCTGCACAAAAAGCTGGCTGACGGCGGACAACTCGAAATCACGACCACCCCCTTCTATCACCCGATTCTGCCGCTGTTGTGGGACAAGAAGAGTGCCCGCGAAGCGATGCCCGGCTGTCCGCTGCCGAAGTACACCCAGAGCTACAAGGAAGACGCGGTTCGTCATCTGCAAAAGGCAGTCGATTACCACACCGAACTGTTCGGCACTCCCCCCAAAGGGATGTGGCCTTCAGAAGGCTCCGTGTCGCAGGAAATCCTGGGAGCGATCGCCGATGTGGGGATCGAATGGATCGCCACCGACGAAGAGATCCTCACGCACTCCACCGAAGGCTTCGTGCATCGCGACGGCAACGGCCTCATCAACCGACCTGAAATGCTCTATCGCCCCTGGCGCGTCGAGCACGAAGGGAAGTCGTTGCAGATGGTCTTCCGCGATCACGGTTTGAGCGACCTGATCGGGTTCCATTACCAGCGAAACGATCCCCGCTGGGCCGCCGGCGACATGCTGGGCAAGGTCAAAGACATCGGCCGCTCGGTCTCCGGTCACTCCGACCAGCCGGCCCTGGTACCGATCGTCCTCGATGGTGAAAACTGCTGGGAGTACTACTCCGACGGCGGCGTCGCCTTCCTCCGCAACCTGTACCGCAGCGCGGTGCAGGACCGCGACATCGTGCCGATGCGGGTGAGCGACCATCTGTCGCAGTATCCCCCCGTCCACAAGATCGGACGACTCTTCGCAGGCAGCTGGATCAACCACGACTTCTACATCTGGATCGGCCATCAGGACGACCGCGACGCCTGGGATCTGTTGCACATCACGCGCGAGTTCCTGCTGAAGGCGGAGAAGAACAAGAAGATCTCCCGCGACCTCGTGAAAAAGGCCTGGGATGAACTCATGATCGCCGAAGGGAGCGACTGGTTCTGGTGGTATGGCGACGACCATAACTCGGCCCAGGATGCACTGTTCGACGAACTCTTCCGACGGCACCTGCGAAACGTCTATCAGCTCTTGGGGGAACAACCGCCCGGCTCGCTGCTCAAGCCGGTCGCCCGCACCGAGCGGCGGCACATTCACACCAACCCTCGATCATTCCTGCAGGTGAAAGTCGACGGGCGGATGTCGTACTTTGAATGGCTGAATGCCGGCCATTACGAGTCAGGCAGCGAACGCGGCACGATGACGATGGTGACCGACAGCGTCATCCGCGACATCTACTTCGGCTTCGACGCCGACCATTTGCTGGTGCGGCTCGATACCCCTTCGAAAGCGAAGCTCGACCTGCACGACTTTGACGAAGTGCGGCTGCGTTTCGTCGACCCGTACGGCACGGAAGTGCGGGCGAAATGCAAAGGCCCGAAAAACGCAGCGCCGGAAGTCTTGATCGACGAAAAACCGGTGAAGTCGACCGGCGGCAAGTTCGCACTGGACCGCGTCTTCGAAATGTCGGTGCCGTGGCGCGACCTGGGCGTCTCCATCGGCCAGCGGCTGCATGTGGCTGCGGAACTGGTCAAAGACGGCGAAGTGATCGAACGCACGCCCAGCGAAGGGACGCTCGACCTGCTGGTTCCATCTGCGGACTTCGAGATGCAAATGTGGCAGGCGTAA
- the glgA gene encoding glycogen synthase GlgA produces MHILMASSEAVPYAKTGGLADVATGLSKALAEAGHDVTLVLPLYRRFIPEQKRGEPVALMNIEMRQSTVKATVRRSLLSGTNVEVLLVDQPTFFDRRQLYTEGGQDYPDNAERFIFFSRAVMEIAQTLTRPHVIHVNDWQTSLVPALIKHERTLGGRFINTGTVLTIHNMAFHGQFAGWQMELTGLPKEYFNWQQMEHYGHLNLLKTGISMADMVTTVSPTYAREICRPEFGYGLDPLLVQRGDRLVGILNGVDTQEWNPAVDAHLPLSYSPATVADGKARCKESLQEDLGLYPRSEALLLGMISRLTDQKGLDLITARADEILQADVQMVFLGTGDRHFEDALKALQQRHPGRVSVRVGFDEKLAHRIEAGCDAYLMPSRFEPCGLNQQYSLLYGTLPIVHAVGGLADSVVNATPETIENQTANGFVFYDYNSESFVDAVWRAVGMFTHHRVEWEQLVQTGMLRDSTWRHSAGEYVKVYDRAIRLAAQPD; encoded by the coding sequence ATGCACATCCTGATGGCCAGTTCCGAGGCCGTTCCTTATGCCAAAACAGGCGGCCTGGCCGATGTCGCCACCGGACTGTCCAAAGCCCTCGCCGAGGCCGGGCACGATGTGACGCTAGTGCTGCCGCTCTACCGGCGGTTCATTCCCGAACAGAAACGGGGCGAACCGGTCGCCCTCATGAACATCGAAATGCGGCAATCGACCGTCAAAGCCACGGTCCGACGCTCCTTGCTCAGCGGCACAAATGTCGAAGTGCTGCTGGTCGACCAGCCCACCTTCTTCGACCGCCGCCAGCTCTACACTGAAGGGGGGCAGGACTACCCCGACAACGCCGAGCGGTTCATCTTCTTCAGCCGTGCGGTCATGGAAATCGCACAAACACTCACTCGACCGCACGTCATCCACGTCAACGACTGGCAGACGAGCCTCGTGCCGGCACTCATCAAGCATGAGCGGACGCTGGGGGGACGGTTTATCAACACCGGCACCGTGCTGACGATTCACAATATGGCCTTTCACGGGCAGTTTGCCGGCTGGCAGATGGAACTGACCGGGCTTCCCAAGGAATATTTCAACTGGCAGCAGATGGAACATTACGGCCATTTGAACCTGCTGAAGACCGGCATCTCGATGGCCGACATGGTGACGACCGTCAGCCCCACCTACGCCCGTGAAATCTGTCGTCCCGAGTTCGGGTATGGCCTTGATCCGCTGCTGGTCCAGCGCGGCGACCGTCTGGTCGGCATCCTGAACGGTGTCGATACTCAGGAATGGAATCCGGCGGTCGATGCCCACCTGCCGCTCAGTTACAGTCCCGCCACCGTGGCCGACGGCAAAGCCCGTTGCAAGGAATCACTGCAGGAAGACCTGGGCTTGTACCCGCGCAGCGAAGCCCTGTTGCTGGGGATGATTTCCCGTCTCACCGACCAGAAGGGGCTCGACCTCATCACCGCCCGCGCCGATGAAATCCTGCAGGCCGACGTGCAGATGGTCTTTCTGGGAACCGGCGACCGGCATTTCGAAGACGCCCTCAAAGCCCTGCAGCAACGGCACCCTGGCCGGGTGTCTGTCCGCGTCGGCTTCGACGAGAAACTGGCCCACCGCATCGAAGCCGGATGCGACGCCTACCTGATGCCCAGCCGTTTCGAACCCTGCGGCCTCAACCAGCAATACAGTCTTTTGTACGGCACCTTGCCGATCGTGCATGCGGTCGGGGGCCTCGCCGATTCGGTCGTCAACGCCACGCCTGAAACGATCGAAAACCAGACTGCCAACGGCTTCGTGTTTTACGACTACAATTCCGAGTCATTCGTCGATGCGGTCTGGCGGGCGGTGGGGATGTTTACCCATCATCGTGTGGAATGGGAGCAACTGGTACAGACCGGCATGCTCCGCGACTCCACCTGGCGACACAGTGCCGGGGAATATGTGAAAGTGTATGATCGAGCCATCCGACTGGCTGCTCAACCAGACTGA
- a CDS encoding DUF1559 domain-containing protein gives MFDNCRSPLRHRRHGFTLIELLVVIAIIAILIALLLPAVQQAREAARRSQCKNNLKQIGLALHNYHDVYNGFPPLRIRNYAYAASSWSTGNLTALARILPFIDQTALYNGIDWNKGSWDGTDGNTGTNAANPGGAMRAILPAFRCPTDPGRGGLRFTGPDGQVATGGTPDPNYGRTNYVFNVGSYPNENVYTPRGVFSTNSFVNVRDILDGTSNTAAAAETLIGFPMFSNTNGTATPPEICPTVLSGNTVQTTGVYQSGNSWFYGYYAYQAGFTGNYPPNNNKNYDCAANTGYTNTARSLHTGGVHCTMTDGSVRFVGENVDGTTWRNVTDKADGAIIGEF, from the coding sequence ATGTTTGACAACTGCCGTTCCCCGTTGCGCCATCGTCGACATGGCTTTACTCTGATCGAATTACTTGTGGTGATCGCGATCATTGCGATTCTCATTGCGTTGTTGCTGCCCGCCGTGCAGCAGGCCCGCGAAGCGGCTCGTCGCAGTCAGTGCAAGAACAACCTCAAGCAAATCGGCTTGGCGCTGCATAACTACCACGACGTTTACAACGGCTTTCCGCCGCTGCGCATTCGGAACTATGCCTACGCGGCCAGTAGTTGGTCCACAGGCAACCTGACGGCACTGGCCCGCATCCTTCCCTTCATCGATCAGACGGCCCTGTATAACGGCATCGACTGGAATAAGGGGTCATGGGACGGTACCGATGGCAACACGGGAACCAATGCCGCAAATCCAGGCGGAGCGATGCGAGCCATTCTCCCCGCTTTTCGTTGTCCAACCGATCCGGGTCGCGGGGGCTTGCGCTTCACTGGCCCAGATGGACAAGTCGCGACCGGAGGAACTCCGGATCCCAACTATGGTCGCACCAATTATGTATTCAACGTGGGTAGCTATCCAAACGAAAACGTGTACACGCCTCGCGGCGTTTTCAGCACCAACAGCTTCGTGAATGTCCGCGATATTCTCGACGGCACCTCAAACACGGCTGCGGCAGCCGAGACCTTGATCGGGTTTCCGATGTTCTCCAACACGAACGGCACCGCTACGCCGCCGGAAATCTGTCCGACGGTCTTGAGCGGCAACACGGTCCAGACGACGGGCGTCTATCAGTCGGGGAACTCATGGTTCTATGGCTATTATGCCTATCAGGCAGGCTTTACCGGCAACTATCCACCGAACAACAATAAGAACTACGACTGCGCGGCGAACACCGGCTACACCAACACTGCCCGGAGCCTGCACACCGGGGGCGTGCATTGCACGATGACTGACGGCAGCGTGCGTTTCGTCGGCGAGAATGTTGACGGAACAACGTGGAGGAACGTCACCGACAAAGCCGACGGCGCCATCATTGGCGAATTCTAG
- a CDS encoding acyl-CoA dehydrogenase family protein codes for METLLKRLAELSLDVDRHTLWPQVQLQALADAGVLGWVIPQQFGGGEVSPLTMLQGYEDLSAACLTTAFILTQRNGACQRIAACDNAELKSRLLPDLASGKTFATVGISHLTTSRQHIHTPAVQADIERDVIRLNGSIPWVTGAVHASYIVTGGACPDGRQVLVALPTGLPGVTVRPYAELMAFTASHTASVDVENVLLPMDHVLAGPVEGVMKQGQGGGTGSLTTSVLALGLARRAGKLIRDQAKERPDLTDVAQRFTSELQALHNDLYGAAEHGDQGSPHLSAAAIRHRANSLALRITQAALGISKGAGFVKGHPAELAVREAMFFLVWSCPQPVVQGVLDELACRAGG; via the coding sequence ATGGAAACGCTTCTCAAACGACTGGCCGAGCTTTCTCTCGATGTCGACCGCCATACTCTCTGGCCGCAGGTGCAGTTGCAGGCGTTAGCGGATGCCGGCGTGCTGGGCTGGGTGATTCCGCAACAGTTTGGCGGCGGTGAAGTGAGTCCGCTGACGATGCTGCAGGGGTACGAAGACCTTTCGGCGGCGTGCCTCACAACGGCGTTCATTCTCACGCAGCGAAACGGCGCGTGCCAGCGGATTGCGGCCTGTGATAACGCCGAGTTGAAGTCGCGGTTGCTGCCGGATCTGGCGAGCGGGAAGACGTTTGCCACCGTCGGCATCTCGCACCTCACCACCTCACGTCAACACATCCACACTCCCGCCGTGCAGGCGGACATCGAAAGGGATGTGATTCGACTCAACGGCAGCATCCCTTGGGTCACCGGCGCGGTGCATGCGAGTTACATCGTCACCGGCGGAGCCTGTCCCGATGGCCGTCAGGTACTCGTCGCGTTGCCAACCGGCTTGCCGGGGGTAACCGTCCGTCCTTACGCCGAACTCATGGCGTTCACCGCATCTCACACAGCGTCGGTCGATGTCGAGAACGTGCTGTTGCCGATGGACCATGTCCTCGCCGGACCGGTCGAAGGAGTGATGAAGCAAGGGCAGGGGGGCGGAACAGGCTCGCTGACTACCTCGGTCCTCGCGCTGGGACTCGCGCGACGCGCCGGCAAGCTGATTCGCGATCAGGCAAAAGAACGGCCTGACCTGACGGACGTCGCCCAGCGTTTCACGTCAGAACTGCAGGCGTTGCATAACGACCTTTACGGTGCGGCGGAACATGGAGACCAGGGCTCGCCGCACCTGAGCGCAGCGGCCATCCGTCATCGCGCCAACTCGCTGGCGCTCCGCATCACGCAAGCAGCACTCGGCATCAGCAAAGGGGCGGGCTTTGTGAAAGGCCACCCCGCGGAACTCGCGGTGCGGGAAGCCATGTTCTTCCTTGTGTGGTCCTGCCCGCAACCAGTGGTGCAGGGAGTGCTGGATGAGCTGGCCTGCCGCGCGGGCGGTTGA